The Miscanthus floridulus cultivar M001 chromosome 7, ASM1932011v1, whole genome shotgun sequence genome includes a region encoding these proteins:
- the LOC136466725 gene encoding chaperone protein ClpB3, mitochondrial → MARSDASRLARAARAAAAATTRRQAPAVSREVLPQSLAPLAGDASSAFAAAATRRPAWLAAPLGRLPVGAGGAGLLVPPRRLFHSTTPAHYSATGTSSSSQIAPAEFTEMAWEGIVGAVDAARLSKQQIVESEHLMKALLEQKDGLARRIFSKAGIDNTSVLQATDDFISRQPKVVGDTTGPIIGSSFVSILDNAKKHKKEYGDEFVSVEHILQAFTSDKRFGQQLFKDLKIVENDLKEAISAVRGSQRVTDQNPEGKYQALEKYGIDLTESARRGKLDPVIGRDDEVRRCIQILCRRTKNNPVIIGEPGVGKTAIAEGLAQRIVRGDVPEPLMNRRLISLDMGALLAGAKYRGEFEERLKAVLKEVTASNGQIILFIDEIHTVVGAGAAGGAMDAGNLLKPMLGRGELRCIGATTLDEYRKYIEKDAALERRFQQVYCGEPAVEDTISILRGLRERYELHHGVKISDGALVAAAVLSDRYITGRFLPDKAIDLVDEAAAKLKMEITSKPIELDEVDREIIRLEMEKLSLKNDTDKASKERLSKLEDELESLKQKQKNLSEHWEYEKSLMTRIRSIKEETDRVNLEIEAAEREYDLNRAAELKYGTLLSLQKQLEEAENKLVEFQQSGKSMLREEVTDVDIAEIVSKWTGIPVSNLQQSEREKLLLLEDVLHKRVIGQDIAVKSVANAIRRSRAGLSDPNRPIASFMFMGPTGVGKTELGKTLAEFLFNTENALIRIDMSEYMEKHAVSRLVGAPPGYVGYEEGGQLTESVRRRPYSVVLLDEIEKAHQDVFNILLQLLDDGRITDSQGRTVSFTNCVIIMTSNIGSPLILDTLRNTTDSKEVVYEIMKKQVIEMARQTFRPEFLNRIDEYIVFQPLDTSEINHIVEIQFNRVKNRLKQQKIHLQYTAEAVELLGSLGFDPNYGARPVKRVIQQMVENEIALGVLKGDFKEDDTVLVDVSSAAIAKGLAPQKKLVLKRVENRNEELVAND, encoded by the exons ATGGCGCGCTCCGACGCGTCCAGGCTAGCGCGCGCAGCccgcgcggccgcggcggccacCACCCGCCGTCAGGCCCCCGCCGTTAGCCGCGAAGTCCTCCCGCAGTCCCTCGCGCCGCTCGCGGGTGATGCCTCCTccgccttcgccgccgccgcgacGAGGAGGCCGGCGTGGTTGGCCGCGCCTTTGGGGCGGCTTCCCGTCGGGGCCGGCGGAGCTGGGCTCCTGGTGCCGCCGCGCCGGCTGTTCCACTCGACGACGCCCGCTCATTACAGCGCCACTGGCACCTCGTCCTCGTCTCAG ATAGCACCAGCAGAATTCACTGAGATGGCCTGGGAGGGGATTGTTGGTGCGGTTGATGCAGCAAGATTGTCAAAACAACAGATAGTGGAGTCGGAGCACTTGATGAAAGCTCTTCTGGAGCAAAAGGATGGGCTAGCACGCAGGATATTTTCAAAAGCGGGCATAGACAACACATCAGTCCTGCAAGCTACAGATGACTTTATTTCTAGACAGCCAAAG GTTGTCGGTGATACAACCGGGCCAATTATAGGATCAAGTTTTGTGTCGATATTGGATAATGCGAAGAAGCACAAAAAAGAATATGGTGATGAGTTTGTGTCAGTTGAGCACATCCTGCAAGCATTCACTTCAGATAAAAGGTTTGGACAACAGCTCTTCAAAGATCTGAAAATTGTGGAGAACGATCTTAAAGAAGCTATTTCAGCAGTACGGGGAAGCCAGCGAGTCACAGATCAGA ATCCAGAAGGAAAGTACCAGGCTCTAGAGAAGTATGGTATTGACTTGACAGAATCAGCTCGGCGTGGAAAACTTGATCCTGTTATAGGCCGTGATGATGAAGTGCGCAGATGCATTCAGATCCTATGTAGAAGAACTAAAAACAATCCTGTAATCATTGGCGAGCCAGGAGTTGGCAAAACAGCTATTGCTGAAGG ACTGGCTCAGCGTATTGTACGAGGAGATGTTCCCGAACCTCTAATGAATAGAAGG CTTATTTCATTGGATATGGGAGCACTACTTGCTGGAGCTAAATACCGTGGTGAATTTGAGGAGAGACTAAAGGCTGTTCTAAAGGAGGTCACTGCTTCTAATGGACAGATCATCTTGTTCATTGATGAGATCCATACTGTTGTTGGTGCAG GAGCCGCTGGTGGAGCAATGGATGCTGGTAACCTGTTGAAGCCAATGCTAGGCCGTGGAGAACTCCGCTGCATTGGAGCAACAACATTGGATGAGTACCGGAAGTACATTGAGAAGGATGCTGCTCTTGAGCGTAGGTTCCAGCAGGTTTATTGTGGTGAGCCAGCGGTTGAGGATACCATCTCCATACTGCGCGGTTTGCGAGAACGATATGAACTGCATCATGGTGTTAAGATATCAGATGGAGCTCTTGTTGCTGCAGCAGTTCTATCCGATCGATACATCACTGGACGTTTTTTGCCTGATAAAG ccattgatctagttgatgaagCAGCTGCTAAGCTCAAAATGGAGATAACATCAAAGCCTATTGAATTGGATGAGGTAGACAGAGAAATCATAAGGCTTGAAATGGAAAAGCTCTCATTGAAGAATGATACAGATAAAGCCTCCAAAGAACGACTGAGCAAGCTTGAAGATGAACTGGAATCTCTCAAGCAGAAGCAGAAAAATCTTTCAGAACATTGGGAATATGAGAAATCTTTGATGACTCGAATAAGATCAATTAAAGAAGAG ACTGACAGAGTGAACCTGGAGATTGAAGCTGCTGAGAGAGAATATGATTTGAATCGTGCTGCTGAACTGAAGTATGGAACACTTTTGTCACTTCAGAAACAGCTGGAAGAGGCTGAGAATAAGCTTGTTGAATTCCAGCAATCAGGGAAGTCAATGCTTCGAGAAGAGGTGACTGATGTGGACATTGCTGAAATTGTGAGCAAGTGGACTGGTATTCCAGTGTCGAACCTTCAGCAGTCTGAAAGGGAAAAGCTGTTGCtgctggaagatgtacttcacaAGAGGGTTATTGGCCAAGACATTGCAGTCAAATCAGTGGCCAACGCCATCCGCCGTTCTAGGGCAGGCCTATCAGATCCTAACCGTCCGATAGCAAGCTTTATGTTTATGGGACCTACAGGTGTAGGAAAGACTGAGCTGGGTAAGACACTGGCTGAATTCCTTTTCAACACTGAGAATGCCCTAATACGAATTGATATGAGCGAGTACATGGAGAAGCATGCCGTCTCCCGTTTGGTTGGTGCCCCACCTGGATATGTTGGTTATGAGGAAGGGGGCCAATTGACTGAGTCTGTTCGTCGGCGGCCTTACTCAGTTGTTCTGTTGGATGAAATTGAGAAAGCGCACCAGGATGTCTTTAACATTTTGTTGCAACTGTTGGACGATGGAAGAATAACTGATTCACAAGGCAGGACTGTCAGCTTCACTAACTGTGTCATCATCATGACCTCAAACATTGGGTCACCATTGATCCTTGACACGCTTAGAAACACCACAGACAGCAAGGAGGTCGTTTATGAGATAATGAAGAAGCAGGTGATTGAGATGGCCCGACAAACATTCCGACCAGAATTCTTGAACAGGATAGATGAGTACATAGTGTTCCAACCACTGGATACAAGCGAGATCAACCACATTGTGGAGATCCAG TTTAATCGGGTTAAGAACCGGCTGAAACAACAGAAGATTCATCTCCAATACACTGCAGAAGCCGTTGAGCTTCTGGGGTCTCTTGGCTTTGACCCGAACTATGGTGCGAGGCCTGTCAAGAGAGTGATTCAGCAGATGGTGGAGAATGAGATTGCCCTTGGTGTCCTGAAGGGCGATTTCAAAGAAGATGACACTGTCCTCGTGGATGTAAGTTCTGCGGCAATCGCAAAAGGACTTGCTCCTCAGAAGAAACTTGTCCTTAAGAGGGTAGAAAACAGAAACGAAGAGTTAGTTGCCAATGACTAG